AAATGATTCAGATCAAAAACTAAGATGTTGTGAAATGAGGAAATTATATGGGAATCAGTCAGATAATGGGATTAACAGCCTTACTTGGCATTCCGTTTATTATTATTTTATACATGTTAAAACCAAAGCATCAAAACAGAGAAGTTGCCAGTACATATTTGTGGCAGCAAGTGTTTGATGAAATTGAATCCGCTTCAACACTCCATCGACTGCGAAAAAGTATCTTGCTTTTACTGGAAATTCTTGCTATTTTGCTGATAACGGCCATTTTAGCAGGTGTTTTCTTGAAAAACGTTGGATCAAGTCAGCATCATATTTTAGTTTTGGATGGATCGATTTCTATGCAGTCGACGGATATAAAGCCGACACGTTTTGATGAAGCGAAGAAGACAGCCATAGACTACTTGAAGCAATTAGATGATGATGTTATTGTTTCCGTGGTGGTTCTTAAAGAGACACCGGAGATTTTATTTCGCGAAGAAGAAGATATTGCTATGGTTCGTGATGGACTTCGTCAAATTCAGCCAAGCATGAATTATGTGGATCCAAGTCTTGCTTATGAGACGATTCAAGCATTAGCTGGGGAGTATGCCTATGATTTAGCTTACTTTGGCGACCAAAGTTTTAAAGGGGCACGTATATATCCAATTGGAAAGGATGAACGCAATCTTTCCATACATGATGTCTCAGTAACAGCTTATGCTAAAGGTTTGTCTGCATTGACAGAGGTTTTTAATCATGGCAATGACGTGGAAGAAGTCATGGTCAGTCTCTATGTCGATGACTTATATTTAACAACAAAATCAATACCTATTGACCCCCTCGGGTCAACACAAGTACTTTTTGATCAGATTCCGAAGGAAACGAAAATCATAAAAGTCGTTGTTGATACAGAGGATCGGTTGAATATAGATAATACGGCTTATGCGGTTGTTCAGGAAAAG
This sequence is a window from Vallitaleaceae bacterium 9-2. Protein-coding genes within it:
- a CDS encoding BatA and WFA domain-containing protein; protein product: MGISQIMGLTALLGIPFIIILYMLKPKHQNREVASTYLWQQVFDEIESASTLHRLRKSILLLLEILAILLITAILAGVFLKNVGSSQHHILVLDGSISMQSTDIKPTRFDEAKKTAIDYLKQLDDDVIVSVVVLKETPEILFREEEDIAMVRDGLRQIQPSMNYVDPSLAYETIQALAGEYAYDLAYFGDQSFKGARIYPIGKDERNLSIHDVSVTAYAKGLSALTEVFNHGNDVEEVMVSLYVDDLYLTTKSIPIDPLGSTQVLFDQIPKETKIIKVVVDTEDRLNIDNTAYAVVQEKTKAKVAYYSEGNLFLEKVMALHEQLDVYEVDASRNEILTGYDIYLFDSFVPAELPTDGNILIIDPQNNTSTTIQSKGYIENPKFKTVQHPITYLIDKPEFNIAVTQVFDIKDTSEERKDSIYETEHGSIAYSWEDGRNRGVVFGFDFRYSDLPLGIEFPILMTNTFDYLMNQSALENNQVSVGEAVEIRLFPNTENAWILTPSGYKHTLLNEEQYITYREASQPGIYSLIQQSGDEEKREYFAVNTPQRGIDEGTISSGQDEEKKYATGKDLSLWLGTATILVLLIEWLIYTRRKRYAR